In one Shewanella loihica PV-4 genomic region, the following are encoded:
- a CDS encoding sensor histidine kinase, which yields MALMLKLCLTFLFADTFGLSLHSPALNLTLILEAFYLSFTFWLRKPLLSSESGLFIALVLDTLLWISWLYFSGGATNAFISLLLLPIAIAAVLLPFWAPWSLALLSNLAYSLMLFTMPESAMSHHGMDMQSHYLGMWVNFIISSLVLTTSVALLAKRMRRQDAQLAFMREAQLRQEKLIALGTASAQMAHRLATPLASMRLLVDELQEEADGNGPALQEMQSALTVCESTLTALRSATESIREGAQRLESAEQLLSGLSEQVNLLMPAVKLSLEPDDGLDRLQLRVDASLQPALLALIENGARASQEATGEQKVSFSAQRQGDELVLGVRDFGPGIPASLVQQLGHQIIEEPKGMGVALLLSHASLERLGGRLILGSHVDGGAVAQVYLPIQGAA from the coding sequence ATGGCCTTGATGCTAAAACTCTGTCTCACCTTCCTGTTTGCCGACACCTTCGGTCTGTCGCTCCATAGCCCGGCGCTGAATCTCACCCTGATCCTCGAGGCCTTCTATTTAAGCTTCACCTTCTGGCTGAGAAAGCCCCTGCTCAGTAGCGAGTCTGGGCTGTTTATCGCCCTGGTGCTCGACACCCTGCTATGGATCTCCTGGCTCTATTTCTCCGGTGGCGCTACCAACGCCTTCATCTCCCTGCTATTGCTGCCGATAGCCATCGCCGCCGTGCTGCTGCCCTTCTGGGCGCCCTGGTCATTGGCCCTGCTGTCGAACCTGGCCTACAGCCTGATGCTGTTTACCATGCCGGAGAGCGCCATGAGTCATCACGGCATGGATATGCAGTCTCACTACCTGGGGATGTGGGTCAACTTCATCATCTCCTCCCTGGTGTTGACCACGAGTGTGGCCCTGCTGGCCAAACGCATGCGGCGCCAGGATGCTCAGCTTGCCTTTATGCGTGAGGCGCAGTTGCGTCAAGAGAAGTTGATCGCCCTGGGTACCGCCTCGGCGCAGATGGCTCACCGGCTGGCGACCCCACTGGCTAGCATGAGGTTGCTGGTGGATGAGTTGCAGGAGGAGGCCGATGGTAATGGGCCTGCGCTGCAGGAGATGCAATCGGCACTGACGGTTTGCGAGTCCACCCTGACGGCGCTGCGCAGCGCCACCGAATCGATCCGCGAGGGGGCGCAGCGGCTGGAATCCGCCGAGCAACTGCTGAGCGGCTTGAGTGAGCAGGTCAATCTGCTTATGCCGGCGGTGAAACTGTCGTTGGAGCCAGATGATGGCCTCGACAGGCTGCAGTTGCGGGTCGATGCCAGCCTGCAGCCCGCCTTACTGGCGCTCATCGAGAATGGTGCCAGGGCCAGTCAGGAGGCGACGGGCGAGCAGAAGGTGAGCTTCTCCGCCCAGCGTCAGGGGGATGAGCTGGTGCTTGGGGTGCGCGACTTCGGCCCGGGTATTCCGGCGTCTTTGGTGCAGCAGCTGGGGCATCAGATAATCGAGGAGCCCAAGGGGATGGGGGTCGCCCTGTTGCTCAGCCATGCGAGCCTGGAGCGTCTGGGCGGGCGCTTGATCCTCGGCAGTCATGTGGATGGCGGCGCCGTGGCCCAGGTCTACCTGCCGATACAGGGGGCTGCATGA
- a CDS encoding dTDP-4-dehydrorhamnose reductase family protein, translating to MLKIMITGATGLLGRALVEQFAKEPVTLLTCGYSRAGKDTHRLDLTDEGAVKQFIETHKPEVILHCAAERRPDVSERDPEAAKALNLAATRQLAQAAKANGAWLCYISTDYVFDGTSPDYGEEDQTYPLNFYGETKREGEQALIEVSREFAVLRLPILYGRVESLDESAVLVMLKQLVNQVPTQQDDWAVRSPTSTLDIANALVKLVARQQQAGDVAGIYHFTGTERMTKYQMLLKMAEIMGLSSKHISPQSSPSDLAKRPKDCSLSMARLKSLAIKSEIDFEQGVKYSLSRSGDALAKIGLVFDLK from the coding sequence ATGCTGAAGATAATGATAACTGGCGCCACCGGCCTGCTGGGGCGCGCTTTAGTTGAGCAATTTGCAAAAGAGCCGGTGACGCTTTTGACCTGCGGCTATTCGCGCGCCGGTAAAGATACCCATAGGCTGGATCTGACCGACGAGGGGGCGGTAAAGCAATTTATCGAGACCCACAAACCCGAGGTGATTCTACACTGCGCGGCCGAGCGGCGACCGGATGTGTCTGAGCGTGACCCCGAGGCGGCAAAGGCCCTCAACCTGGCCGCGACTCGCCAGCTCGCCCAGGCGGCTAAGGCTAATGGTGCCTGGCTCTGTTACATCTCCACAGATTATGTGTTCGATGGCACCTCGCCCGATTATGGCGAAGAGGACCAGACCTATCCGCTCAATTTCTATGGCGAGACCAAGCGTGAGGGGGAGCAGGCACTGATTGAGGTGTCCAGAGAGTTCGCCGTGCTACGTCTACCCATCCTCTATGGCCGGGTCGAGTCGCTGGATGAGTCGGCGGTGTTGGTGATGTTAAAACAGCTAGTCAATCAGGTGCCTACCCAGCAGGATGATTGGGCGGTGCGCAGCCCCACCTCGACACTGGATATCGCCAACGCCCTGGTTAAGCTGGTTGCACGTCAGCAACAGGCGGGCGATGTGGCGGGCATCTATCATTTCACCGGCACCGAGCGCATGACCAAGTACCAGATGCTGCTTAAGATGGCCGAGATAATGGGGCTGAGCAGTAAGCACATCTCGCCTCAGTCGAGCCCGAGCGACCTGGCCAAGCGACCCAAGGATTGCAGCCTGAGTATGGCGCGCCTCAAATCTTTGGCAATAAAGAGTGAAATCGACTTCGAACAGGGCGTAAAATACAGCCTGTCCCGCTCGGGTGACGCCCTGGCGAAGATAGGATTAGTCTTTGATCTCAAATAG
- a CDS encoding response regulator transcription factor, with protein sequence MKRLLIIEDEQSFAGILARRMGKHGFECELAHDATQALLKARQFKPSHILLDMKLAEDNGLALIAPLKGAVPQAVLVLLTGYASIATAVEAMRLGADNYLTKPADTATLLRVLDDKAPKAIAPEVDEAPLSPKRVEWEHLQQVLTANKGNVSATARQLGMHRRTLQRKLLKKPQDISQ encoded by the coding sequence ATGAAGCGCTTATTGATCATCGAAGATGAGCAGAGTTTCGCCGGGATCCTGGCGCGGCGCATGGGCAAGCACGGCTTTGAGTGTGAATTGGCCCACGATGCCACCCAGGCGCTGCTTAAGGCGCGTCAGTTTAAACCCAGCCATATTCTGCTGGACATGAAGTTGGCCGAAGACAATGGCCTGGCACTGATCGCGCCGCTCAAGGGGGCTGTGCCCCAGGCCGTGTTGGTGCTGCTGACCGGCTATGCCAGCATAGCCACCGCCGTCGAGGCGATGCGTCTGGGGGCCGATAACTATCTGACCAAGCCGGCGGATACCGCTACCCTGCTGAGGGTGCTGGACGACAAGGCGCCCAAGGCGATCGCCCCCGAGGTGGATGAGGCGCCCCTGAGCCCTAAGCGGGTGGAGTGGGAACATCTACAGCAGGTGCTGACCGCCAACAAGGGCAATGTGTCGGCGACGGCGCGGCAACTGGGAATGCACAGGCGAACCCTGCAGCGCAAGCTGCTCAAGAAGCCTCAAGATATCAGTCAATAA